In Saccopteryx leptura isolate mSacLep1 chromosome 11, mSacLep1_pri_phased_curated, whole genome shotgun sequence, the following proteins share a genomic window:
- the LOC136382963 gene encoding butyrophilin subfamily 3 member A3-like isoform X2, with protein MVRSLAFHLLGLPVCLTLVQLLAPCSAQFTVVGSPDPVLTMVGEDAELPCHLSPKMNAEDMELKWVRPSLRQVVLTYAHGREETQAAEYRGRTSILREDITEGKAALRIHNVTVSDSGNYLCYFQDGDFYEKALVGLKVAALGSDLHIEMKGYEEGGIRLECTSAGWYPQPHIEWRDDRGQSLSFVAAPVTADSLGLYAASASVTVEGDSGRGISCIFRNPLLSQEKTARVSIAGPLFWSARPWMVALAVTLPALLGLLATAGFFLWRQQKTNEGLSTEKERERAEKEAALLKEQRERSAKEELQRELKWRRIQYLARGEKSRDYAEWKTALFQPADVLLDPDTANPILVVSEDQRCLQRADARRSLPDHPTRFDWHYCVLGCASFTSGRHFWEVEVGDRKEWHVGVCSESVERKCWVKMTPENGFWTMGLSNGSDYRALTDPRTKLTLVNPPESVGVFLDYEWGEVSFYNASDGSHIYTFPHTSFSGPLWPVFRILTLEPTALTICPSHKTAGNSLVPEPVPDPSPETPVASGSADGNGDPQDDVITSLLPGQPGAGDLNSKRSQQ; from the exons ATGGTGAGGTCCCTGGCCTTCCATCTGCTTggcctccctgtctgcctcaccTTGGTCCAGCTGCTCGCCCCTTGCTCAG CTCAGTTTACTGTGGTTGGATCTCCTGACCCCGTCCTGACCATGGTGGGTGAAGATGCTGAGCTGCCCTGTCACCTGTCCCCAAAGATGAACGCGGAGGATATGGAGCTAAAGTGGGTGCGACCCAGCCTCAGGCAGGTGGTGCTCACGTATGCACATGGGAGGGAAGAGACACAGGCAGCAGAGTATCGAGGGAGAACTTCGATTTTGAGAGAGGACATCACTGAGGGGAAGGCTGCTCTCCGGATTCACAACGTCACAGTCTCTGACAGCGGAAACTACCTGTGTTATTTCCAAGATGGAGACTTCTATGAAAAAGCCCTGGTGGGGCTGAAGGTTGCAG CGCTGGGCTCTGATCTTCACATTGAAATGAAGGGCTATGAGGAAGGAGGGATTCGTCTGGAGTGCACGTCTGCAGGCTGGTATCCGCAGCCCCACATCGAGTGGAGAGATGACAGGGGACAGAGCTTGTCCTTTGTGGCAGCTCCTGTGACTGCAGACAGCCTGGGTCTGTATGCAGCCTCAGCATCTGTGACCGTGGAAGGCGACTCTGGGAGGGGGATCTCCTGTATCTTCAGAAACCCCCTGCTCAGCCAGGAAAAGACAGCCAGGGTTTCCATTGCAG GTCCCCTCTTCTGGAGCGCGCGGCCCTGGATGGTGGCCCTCGCGGTGACCCTACCGGCTCTGCTGGGACTTCTGGCGACAGCGGGGTTCTTCCTGTGGCGACAGCAGAAGACAAATGAGGGTCTGTCCAcggagaaggagagggagcgAGCGGAGAAAGAAGCAGCGCTCTTGAAGGAGCAGCGGGAGCGAAGCGCCAAAG AGGAGCTGCAGCGCGAACTCA AGTGGAGGAGGATCCAGTACCTGGCGC GTGGGGAGAAGTCTCGGGACTACGCTG AGTGGAAGACGGCCCTCTTCCAACCTG CGGATGTGCTTCTGGACCCGGACACGGCAAACCCAATCCTCGTCGTTTCTGAGGACCAGAGGTGCCTGCAGCGGGCGGACGCGCGGCGGAGCCTGCCGGACCACCCCACGAGATTTGACTGGCATTACTGCGTGCTGGGCTGTGCCAGCTTCACCTCAGGGAGACATTTCTGGGAGGTGGAGGTCGGGGACAGGAAGGAGTGGCACGTTGGGGTGTGCAGTGAGAGCGTGGAGAGAAAATGTTGGGTTAAAATGACACCTGAGAATGGGTTCTGGACAATGGGGCTGTCTAATGGCAGTGACTACAGGGCTCTCACTGACCCACGGACCAAACTGACACTTGTCAACCCTCCTGAAAGCGTGGGCGTTTTCCTGGACTACGAGTGGGGGGAGGTCTCCTTCTACAACGCCAGTGATGGGTCGCACATCTACACCTTCCCACACACAtccttctctgggcctctgtgGCCTGTTTTTAGGATTTTGACATTGGAGCCCACTGCCTTGACCATTTGCCCATCCCATAAAACAGCGGGCAATTCCCTTGTGCCTGAGCCAGTGCCTGACCCTTCCCCGGAGACCCCAGTGGCCTCAGGCTCAGCTGATGGAAATGGGGACCCTCAGGATGATGTAATTACTTCACTGCTCCCTGGCCAGCCTGGAGCTGGAGACCTTAACAGTAAAAGGTCACAGcagtaa
- the LOC136382963 gene encoding butyrophilin subfamily 3 member A3-like isoform X8 has product MNAEDMELKWVRPSLRQVVLTYAHGREETQAAEYRGRTSILREDITEGKAALRIHNVTVSDSGNYLCYFQDGDFYEKALVGLKVAALGSDLHIEMKGYEEGGIRLECTSAGWYPQPHIEWRDDRGQSLSFVAAPVTADSLGLYAASASVTVEGDSGRGISCIFRNPLLSQEKTARVSIAGPLFWSARPWMVALAVTLPALLGLLATAGFFLWRQQKTNEGLSTEKERERAEKEAALLKEQRERSAKEELQRELKWRRIQYLARGEKSRDYAEWKTALFQPADVLLDPDTANPILVVSEDQRCLQRADARRSLPDHPTRFDWHYCVLGCASFTSGRHFWEVEVGDRKEWHVGVCSESVERKCWVKMTPENGFWTMGLSNGSDYRALTDPRTKLTLVNPPESVGVFLDYEWGEVSFYNASDGSHIYTFPHTSFSGPLWPVFRILTLEPTALTICPSHKTAGNSLVPEPVPDPSPETPVASGSADGNGDPQDDVITSLLPGQPGAGDLNSKRSQQ; this is encoded by the exons ATGAACGCGGAGGATATGGAGCTAAAGTGGGTGCGACCCAGCCTCAGGCAGGTGGTGCTCACGTATGCACATGGGAGGGAAGAGACACAGGCAGCAGAGTATCGAGGGAGAACTTCGATTTTGAGAGAGGACATCACTGAGGGGAAGGCTGCTCTCCGGATTCACAACGTCACAGTCTCTGACAGCGGAAACTACCTGTGTTATTTCCAAGATGGAGACTTCTATGAAAAAGCCCTGGTGGGGCTGAAGGTTGCAG CGCTGGGCTCTGATCTTCACATTGAAATGAAGGGCTATGAGGAAGGAGGGATTCGTCTGGAGTGCACGTCTGCAGGCTGGTATCCGCAGCCCCACATCGAGTGGAGAGATGACAGGGGACAGAGCTTGTCCTTTGTGGCAGCTCCTGTGACTGCAGACAGCCTGGGTCTGTATGCAGCCTCAGCATCTGTGACCGTGGAAGGCGACTCTGGGAGGGGGATCTCCTGTATCTTCAGAAACCCCCTGCTCAGCCAGGAAAAGACAGCCAGGGTTTCCATTGCAG GTCCCCTCTTCTGGAGCGCGCGGCCCTGGATGGTGGCCCTCGCGGTGACCCTACCGGCTCTGCTGGGACTTCTGGCGACAGCGGGGTTCTTCCTGTGGCGACAGCAGAAGACAAATGAGGGTCTGTCCAcggagaaggagagggagcgAGCGGAGAAAGAAGCAGCGCTCTTGAAGGAGCAGCGGGAGCGAAGCGCCAAAG AGGAGCTGCAGCGCGAACTCA AGTGGAGGAGGATCCAGTACCTGGCGC GTGGGGAGAAGTCTCGGGACTACGCTG AGTGGAAGACGGCCCTCTTCCAACCTG CGGATGTGCTTCTGGACCCGGACACGGCAAACCCAATCCTCGTCGTTTCTGAGGACCAGAGGTGCCTGCAGCGGGCGGACGCGCGGCGGAGCCTGCCGGACCACCCCACGAGATTTGACTGGCATTACTGCGTGCTGGGCTGTGCCAGCTTCACCTCAGGGAGACATTTCTGGGAGGTGGAGGTCGGGGACAGGAAGGAGTGGCACGTTGGGGTGTGCAGTGAGAGCGTGGAGAGAAAATGTTGGGTTAAAATGACACCTGAGAATGGGTTCTGGACAATGGGGCTGTCTAATGGCAGTGACTACAGGGCTCTCACTGACCCACGGACCAAACTGACACTTGTCAACCCTCCTGAAAGCGTGGGCGTTTTCCTGGACTACGAGTGGGGGGAGGTCTCCTTCTACAACGCCAGTGATGGGTCGCACATCTACACCTTCCCACACACAtccttctctgggcctctgtgGCCTGTTTTTAGGATTTTGACATTGGAGCCCACTGCCTTGACCATTTGCCCATCCCATAAAACAGCGGGCAATTCCCTTGTGCCTGAGCCAGTGCCTGACCCTTCCCCGGAGACCCCAGTGGCCTCAGGCTCAGCTGATGGAAATGGGGACCCTCAGGATGATGTAATTACTTCACTGCTCCCTGGCCAGCCTGGAGCTGGAGACCTTAACAGTAAAAGGTCACAGcagtaa